The Alphaproteobacteria bacterium genomic interval GGTGTTGCGCTGGGCCGCAGTGCGACGGCCATGGACGAACTGGCGGCCGGCCGCCTGGTGGCGCCCTTCGATCTGTTCATGGAGCCCGGCTGGCAGCACTACATCGTCAGTCGCAGCACCGACAGCCGGCAGCCCCGGTTGCAGGCGTTTCGCGCCTGGCTTCTGGACGAAGCGGCCGGCTTCACGCCGCTGGGCCGCGGCCCGTCGCCCCTGCTGCCGGACCGGACGCCGCGCCTGGTCAGCCTCGGCACGCAATCGCCGGCCAGCGTAGCGGGCGCCACCAGCCTCAGTTGAGCAGCTCTTCCTCAAAGGGGAAGCTGGACAGGGTCTCGACACCGGTTTCCGTGACAAGAACCTGGTCTTCAAGCTTGACGCCCTCGGCCCCGTTCTCAAGACCGATATAGCTTTCCACCGACAGGGTCATGCCCGGCTGCAGCACCTCGTCGGGACTGGGGATGATATCGGCGTCCTGGTGATTAAAGATGAACGGATATTCATCAGCCATGCCAACGCCGTGCATGATGCCGTAGCGGTTGGCCACATACTGATTGGGGATGGGCCATTCCTGCTCGGTCACCTGACGGAAGGTCATGCCCGGCCTGACGATCGCCGTGTTGTGCTGAATCTGCTCCCACGATGCGCGATAAAGCGCCTTCTGCGCCTCACTGGGCCTGCCGGGGCCGCAGAAGTAGGTGCGGGAAATGTCGGCGCAGTAGCCAAACGGGCCGATCAGGTCGGTATCGAAGGCGACCAGGTCACCTGGCCGGATGATGCGCTCGCCAGACTCCTGCATCCACGGATTGGTCCGGCCGCCCGACGACAGCAGGCGCGTCTCAATCCACTCGCCCCCCAGCTCGATATTGGCCTGGTGCAGCAGCGACCACAGCGCATTCTCGGTCATACCCGGCTTCAGCGCCTGACGCATGCGGGCCATGCCGGTTTCGCAGACGGAGATGGCAATCTGCATGCACTGGATTTCTTCCGGGCCTTTGATCAGCCGGGCCCGCTCCATCAGCGCCTCGCCGTCCATGATCTCAACGCCGCGATCCTGCATCAGATTGGAGCCGATGGGGTCCAGATGGTCGAAGGCGATGCGGCGGTTGGCACCACAGTGCTGTCGGATCAGGTCCATCACTTCATCGGCCCAGCCAATGGCCCGCTCGGTCTTCTTGTCGCCGCTGTAGAAGTAGGTCCAGCTCTTGGGACCGCGCACCTCGCCGACGGACTCAAGCTTCGCCGCCGGCGGGTTGCGGCGGGCGCCGCCAAACTCGAACAGCACCGGCAGGCCCTGGGCCGGCACGAAGGCGTAGCGTACATGGTTGTGCAGGGTCCACACCGCCATGTTGCGGCTGCCGGTGGCGTAGCGGATGTTGATCGGGTCGTAGAGAATGGCGGCGGCCCAGTCACGCTGCTGCAACTGCTCCTGCACCCGGCCCAGGCGATAGGCGCGCAGGGCCTTCGTATCCACCTGCGCCTCATAGTCCTTTATTCCGGCACCGGGTGTTTTCTTCGCCAGGTCCGTATTGCGACGATCTTCCATCGGATCTCCTAGTTCAGCAGGTCTTCTTCGAACGGAAAAGTGGACAGCAATTGCGGGCCGGCCTCGGTGGTGATGATCTGTTGCTCCAGCTTGACCCCTTCGGGCCCGTTCTCCGGCCCGATATAGGCCTCGATGCACAGGGCCATGCCGGGCTGACACACCCCATCGGGGTCCGGCAGTCTGTCGCGGTCCTCGAAATTGAAGACGAAGGGCTGTTCATCAGCCAGCCCGGTGCCATGCAGCACGGTGTAGCGATTGGCCAGATAGTCATCGGGCAAACGCCATGTGCTGTCACAGATATCGCGCCAGGTGCGGCCTACCTGCATGAGCTGAATGTTGTGGTGCAGCAGGTCATAGGCGTCGGTATACATTTTCTTTTGCTGTGCCGTCGGCCGGCCGGGTCCGCAGAAGAAGGTGCGTGATATATCCGAGACATAGCCGAAGGGGCCGGTCATATCGCTGTCGCAGGCGATCAGCTCGCCGGGCCGGATGCGCTTCTCGCCGGCCTCCTGGAACCACGGATTGGTCCGCCCGCCCGACGTCAGAAGGCGAGTGAAGATCCACTCCCCGCCCAGTTCCAGATTGGTCTGATTGAGGATCGACCACAGGGCCATCTCGGTCATGCCCGGCTTCAGAGCCTCGCGGATACGGGCAAAACCGATCTCACACACCTGAACCGACAATGCCAGGCAGAGAATCTCCTCCGGCGTCTTGTAAACCCGCGCCCGGTGCATGATCTCCTGCCCGTCAACGATCTCAAATCCCATGCCGCGCAACAGGTCGGTGCCTTCCGGGTCCAGCCGGTCAAAGGCGATCCGCTTGTCGCCGGGCGCCACCTGCGCCATGAGCTCGGCAATCTCGCCGCCCCAGCGCCTGACCTTGACCGCCTTGGACGGGCCGGAGGCGAAATAGTCCCAGCCAATGCCCGGTCTGACCTCGCCGACGGTGTCGGTGATCTGGCGCGCCACCCACTGGGCGCCGCTGGCGCCAAACTCAAACATCACCGGCTTGCCTTCGGCCGGGACGAAGGCGTAGCGGTGAGGGTTCTGCAGGCTGTAGACCTGCATCTGCCGGGTGCCGGTGCAGTAGCGCACGTTAACCGGGTCATAGAGAACCATGGCGGGACAGTTGGCGGCGCGCAGGGCCTGCTGGGCGCGGGCCAGGCGACCCTGACGCAAGGCGGCCATGTCAATCTGCGATTCAAAGTCCTTGAGCCCCACGTCCTGAACATTCTTCGCCAGACCGGTCAGGCATACATCGTCCATGCGGGGATTTCTCGCCACGGCCAGACTCCTTCATCAGGGAGGGAACCCGGTGCGCGCCGGGTCGAAAGGCAGATCAACATGGTCCGTCACCAGGCCGGAACCGTCAATCGGGGCCGAGCGCCAGCAGGTCCGTATTGCCGCCGGTGGCGGCGGTATTGACGGAAACCGTGCGCTCCGTCGCGAAGCGGTGCAGATAGAATGGCCCGCCGGCCTTCGGCCCGGTGCCGGACAGACCCTCGCCGCCGAACGGCTGCACGCCCACCACCGCCCCGGTCATGGGCCGATTGACATAGAGATTGCCGACCCGGGCATGAGCACGGACATACCTCAGGGCCGAGTCCAGCCGGCTGTGCAGGCCGAGCGTCAGGCCGTAGCCCGCCCGGTTGATGGCCGCCACTACCTGGTCCAGATGGCCGGCCTGATAACGCACCACATGCAGGATGGGCCCGAACACTTCACGGTCCAGCCATTCCATGCGCGGAATCTCATAAAGGTGCGGAGCAAAGAAGCTGCCGCCGGAGAGGCCCGCCATACCCGGCGTAACGGCCAGGCGCTTGCCGGCGCGGTCGAGCCGCGCCACATGGTCGGTCATCTCCTGACAGGCGGCGCCATCGATCAGGGGCCCGATGTCAGTGGACAGGCGCAGCGGATCGCCCAGCACCAGCTCATGCATGGCGCCGGCCAGCATGGCCAGCACACCATCGGCCGTATCGTCCTGGAGAAACAGCAGGCGCAGGGCGGAGCAACGCTGACCGGCGCTGAGAAAGGCCGAAGCGATAACATCGGCGGTCACCTGCTCTGCCAGGGCGGAGGAATCGGCGATCATGGCGTTGATGCCACCGGTCTCGGCAATGAGCGGCACGATGGCGCCGTCACGCGCCGCAAGCGCCCGGTGGATGGCGCGCGCCGTATGGCCCGAGCCGGTGAAGGCGATGCCGGCGATGCGCGGATCGGCGGTCAGCGCGGCGCCGATGCGCCGGCCGCTGCCCGGCACGAAATGCAGCACCTCTGGCGGAACGCCGGCGTCGTGCAACAGGCGGACGAGGCGGGCGGCCACAAGAGGCGTCGGCCCGGCAGGCTTGGCGATCACCGCATTGCCGGCGGCGAGGGCGGCGGCGATCTGGCCGGTGAAGATGGCCAGTGGAAAGTTCCACGGGCTGATGCAGGCGAAGACGCCGCGGCCGCGCAACCACAACTGATTGCGCTCTCCGGTGGGACCGGGCAGACGATGGCCGTCGCTGAAGTCCCGCCGCGACTGGCCGGCGTAGTAGCGCAGGAAGTCCACAGCCTCGCGCACTTCCGCCAGGGCATCGCCCAGTGTGCGCCCGCCTTCCCCGCCGATTATCGCCATGAAGCCGCCGGTGGCCGCCTCCAGCCGGTCGGCGGCGCCCTCCAGCACGTCTGCGCGGTGGTCGGCTCCGGCCCCATCCCAGTCAGCGGCGGCGCCGTCCGCCGAAGCGATAGCGTCGGCCACCGCCACGTCATCCGCGGCCACCACCACACCGACAGGGCGCGTGTGGTCGGCCGGAGAATGGCGCACCTCCTGTGCACCGTCGCGCTCTGTCCCGGCGATGATGGGCGCGGCGCGCCACTGGCCAGAGAGGGCGGCGACGGCGTCACGCTGCAGCGCCTCCAGATCGGGCCAGTGGGTCAGGTCCAGACCGGCGGCGTTGCGTCTGTCCGCACCATAGAGCGCCGGTGGCCGCGGGATGGCCGGGTGCGACGCCTGGTCCGGCAGCAAGGCGCGGGCCCGCGCAACAGGGTTGGCAACGATGTCAGCCACCGGCACATCATCGTCCGTCAGGCGGTGAACGAAGGAGGTGTTGGCGCCGTTTTCCAGCAACCGGCGCACCAGGTAGGGCAACAGGTCCTGATGACTGCCGACCGGCGCATAGACCCGGACCGGCGGCGGCGCGCCGGCCGCCTGCTCTCGCACGGCCGCATAGAGCGCGCGGCCCATGCCATGCAGACGCTGGAACTCAAATGGCTGCCCGCCGGCAGACGCCTGAACCCAGGCCACCGCATGGGCGTTGTGGGTAGCGAACTGCGGATAGAAGGCAGTGGGCCTGTCCAGCAACCGCCGGGCACAAGCCAGCCATGAAGCGTCGGTCGCCACCTTGCGGCTATAGACCGGATAGTCACTGACGCCTTTTTCCTGCGCCCATTTGATTTCGCTGTCCCAATAGGCCCCCTTGACCAGGCGCAGCGGCAAACGGCGGGCGGTGGCGGCGGCCAGGTCGGCCAGCCAGTCGAGAACCGCCGGCGCCCGCTTCTGATAGGCCTGCACGGCGAGGCCCAGACCGTCCCAGCCACGCAGCGACCGGGCTTCGGCGAGACCGGCGAAAACATCCAGCATGGGCTCCAGCCGGTCCGACTCCTCCGCATCCAGCGTCAGGCCAATGCCATGGTCGCGGGCTGCCTCCGCCAGGGCGAGGACTGAGTCCACCAGAGAGGGGACGGCGCGCTCGGCCTGGCTGAACTCGAAGCGGGGGTGGAGAGCCGACAGTTTGACCGAAATGCCGGGGCGCTCGTGCAGCGAGCTGCCTTGACGGGCCGCCCGCCCCGCCACGTCGCGACCGATGGCGGCGATGGCGGCAAGGTAGCTGCGGTGATAGCGCGCGGCGTCGGCTGCCGTGCGCGCCGCCTCGCCCAGCATGTCAAATGACCAGCGCCAGCCTTCATCCGCGCTGTCACGACCACGGGCGAGCGCCTCTTCGATGGTGCGCCCCATGACGAACTGGCGGCCGAGAATACGCATGGCCTGGACCAGGGCGCGGCGCACCACAGCCTCGCCCGCCTGGCCCACCATGCGGCTCAGCAGGGTCCAGGGATCGAGGCTGTGCGCCGCGGGGTCGGGCCCCAGAATCTGGCCGCCCAGCATCAGCCCCCAGGTGGAGGCGTTGACCAGCAGTGAGTCGGAGCCGCCGAGATGAGCCCGCCAGTCGGCGTCGGTGATGCGATCACGAATCAGGCGGTCGGCGGTATCCGCGTCGGGAATGCGCAGCAAGGCCTCTGCAATGCAAAGCAGCGCGATGCCTTCGCGCGACGACAAGCTGAACTCCTGGAGAAAAGCATCGAGCCCCCTCTCGCGTCCGGCCTGGCGCACCCCATGGACCAGATCAGCGGCACGCCGCTCGATGGCCCGGTCCCGCTCGGCGTCGCTTGCCGCCGCATCAAGCGCGGACAGGCAGGCGGTCAGCGCGGTGGCATCATCAAGACGGCGACTGGCGGCAATGGCATCGCGCAGGGGGCCGGGACGGGCCGGGCGCGGCAGCCCGGCCATAACGCCCTGTTGGCTGGTAGCGGCGGACCCGTTTATGGCCATGAACCAACCGCCCGGAAGACAGGTGTGAGTGGCACGGACGTCAGTCTAGACAGTCGGCCGGCCGACTCCAATCACGCCGGAGCACAAACCGGAGTCAACCGGTGGCGGCCACCGCCATTTCGGATGAATCGACCGGCGCAGAGGTCCGCCGCCGACGGCGTTCGGGACCACTATAGCCCGGCGTGCGGCCATGGCGGCGGTCCGGCCCGACATAGGCCGGCGTGTCCACGAAGGGACGCTTGTCCGCGAGGGCAAAGGCCACCCGCTCGCGCAGGACGTTGAACGAGACTGGCTTGGCGACGAAAGCGTTGACGCCGGAATCGCGCGCGCGGATCACATGCTCGGTGTCGGTTTCAGCAGTCAGCATGAGGATCGGCACATAGCGGTTGACTCCGCTAACCCCACCACGGATCGCCCGGACGAATCTGATACCATCCATGGGGGCCATGCGCGCGTCGGTGATGACCAGGGCCGGATCATATTTTTGGCAGGCGACCAGACCGCCGCGGCCGTCACGCGCTTCCACAACCGAGTCCAGCTCCATGGCGTTGAGCATGGTGCGGAGGATTGTCAGCATGTGGTCCTCATCATCAACGATGAGTATCTTGAGGCGGCTGCGGACCATGGTCACCATCCGGTAGGGTAGGTCTGCTATTGTCGCCAGGCATGGTGAACAAGCGATTAACCGCCGAGGCCCTTGCCTATGAGTAATTCCGGCGAATTCAGCCGCGCCGCGCTTGAAGAGACCGCCCGGCTGGTACACACGGTCATGCCGCCGACGGCGCAGTACGCCTGGCCTCTGCTGGCCCGCCGTGCGGGTAGCGAAGTATGGGTCAAGCATGAAAACCACACGCCAACCGGGGCGTTCAAGATCCGCGGCGGTCTGGCCTGGATGGACGACTTCCGGCGGCTGAGCGGTGGTCGCCAGGGCATCGTCGCCGCCACCCGCGGCAACCACGGCCAGTCCATCGCCTGCGCCGCGGCCCGCGCCGGCCTTGCGGTCACCA includes:
- a CDS encoding Xaa-Pro peptidase family protein, coding for MEDRRNTDLAKKTPGAGIKDYEAQVDTKALRAYRLGRVQEQLQQRDWAAAILYDPINIRYATGSRNMAVWTLHNHVRYAFVPAQGLPVLFEFGGARRNPPAAKLESVGEVRGPKSWTYFYSGDKKTERAIGWADEVMDLIRQHCGANRRIAFDHLDPIGSNLMQDRGVEIMDGEALMERARLIKGPEEIQCMQIAISVCETGMARMRQALKPGMTENALWSLLHQANIELGGEWIETRLLSSGGRTNPWMQESGERIIRPGDLVAFDTDLIGPFGYCADISRTYFCGPGRPSEAQKALYRASWEQIQHNTAIVRPGMTFRQVTEQEWPIPNQYVANRYGIMHGVGMADEYPFIFNHQDADIIPSPDEVLQPGMTLSVESYIGLENGAEGVKLEDQVLVTETGVETLSSFPFEEELLN
- the putA gene encoding bifunctional proline dehydrogenase/L-glutamate gamma-semialdehyde dehydrogenase PutA — its product is MAINGSAATSQQGVMAGLPRPARPGPLRDAIAASRRLDDATALTACLSALDAAASDAERDRAIERRAADLVHGVRQAGRERGLDAFLQEFSLSSREGIALLCIAEALLRIPDADTADRLIRDRITDADWRAHLGGSDSLLVNASTWGLMLGGQILGPDPAAHSLDPWTLLSRMVGQAGEAVVRRALVQAMRILGRQFVMGRTIEEALARGRDSADEGWRWSFDMLGEAARTAADAARYHRSYLAAIAAIGRDVAGRAARQGSSLHERPGISVKLSALHPRFEFSQAERAVPSLVDSVLALAEAARDHGIGLTLDAEESDRLEPMLDVFAGLAEARSLRGWDGLGLAVQAYQKRAPAVLDWLADLAAATARRLPLRLVKGAYWDSEIKWAQEKGVSDYPVYSRKVATDASWLACARRLLDRPTAFYPQFATHNAHAVAWVQASAGGQPFEFQRLHGMGRALYAAVREQAAGAPPPVRVYAPVGSHQDLLPYLVRRLLENGANTSFVHRLTDDDVPVADIVANPVARARALLPDQASHPAIPRPPALYGADRRNAAGLDLTHWPDLEALQRDAVAALSGQWRAAPIIAGTERDGAQEVRHSPADHTRPVGVVVAADDVAVADAIASADGAAADWDGAGADHRADVLEGAADRLEAATGGFMAIIGGEGGRTLGDALAEVREAVDFLRYYAGQSRRDFSDGHRLPGPTGERNQLWLRGRGVFACISPWNFPLAIFTGQIAAALAAGNAVIAKPAGPTPLVAARLVRLLHDAGVPPEVLHFVPGSGRRIGAALTADPRIAGIAFTGSGHTARAIHRALAARDGAIVPLIAETGGINAMIADSSALAEQVTADVIASAFLSAGQRCSALRLLFLQDDTADGVLAMLAGAMHELVLGDPLRLSTDIGPLIDGAACQEMTDHVARLDRAGKRLAVTPGMAGLSGGSFFAPHLYEIPRMEWLDREVFGPILHVVRYQAGHLDQVVAAINRAGYGLTLGLHSRLDSALRYVRAHARVGNLYVNRPMTGAVVGVQPFGGEGLSGTGPKAGGPFYLHRFATERTVSVNTAATGGNTDLLALGPD
- a CDS encoding response regulator, with protein sequence MVRSRLKILIVDDEDHMLTILRTMLNAMELDSVVEARDGRGGLVACQKYDPALVITDARMAPMDGIRFVRAIRGGVSGVNRYVPILMLTAETDTEHVIRARDSGVNAFVAKPVSFNVLRERVAFALADKRPFVDTPAYVGPDRRHGRTPGYSGPERRRRRTSAPVDSSEMAVAATG
- a CDS encoding Xaa-Pro peptidase family protein, with product MARNPRMDDVCLTGLAKNVQDVGLKDFESQIDMAALRQGRLARAQQALRAANCPAMVLYDPVNVRYCTGTRQMQVYSLQNPHRYAFVPAEGKPVMFEFGASGAQWVARQITDTVGEVRPGIGWDYFASGPSKAVKVRRWGGEIAELMAQVAPGDKRIAFDRLDPEGTDLLRGMGFEIVDGQEIMHRARVYKTPEEILCLALSVQVCEIGFARIREALKPGMTEMALWSILNQTNLELGGEWIFTRLLTSGGRTNPWFQEAGEKRIRPGELIACDSDMTGPFGYVSDISRTFFCGPGRPTAQQKKMYTDAYDLLHHNIQLMQVGRTWRDICDSTWRLPDDYLANRYTVLHGTGLADEQPFVFNFEDRDRLPDPDGVCQPGMALCIEAYIGPENGPEGVKLEQQIITTEAGPQLLSTFPFEEDLLN